Below is a genomic region from Persicimonas caeni.
CCCCCTTAAACTTATCCCCAAGCAAATCCCCGAGCGTACCAAACCCACCGCCGTCACCACTATCGTCGGTATACCCTCGCGAGCCCGACGACTGTGATTTCTGCGATGACTTGGACTTGCTGCTCGACGTACTCGCCGAGCGGTCGATGTCGCTCGCGCTCTTCTCGGTGAGCGCCATTTTGCGCTCGGCCGAGTCGACGTTGAGCACGCGCGCGGTCGCCTCCGAGCCGACGTCGTACTTGCGATGCGGGGTGACGCCGCTGGGCAGGTCCATCTCGCTGCGCGGGATGAGGGCGGTGATGCCCGAGTCGAGGCGCACGAACGCGCCGAAGTCCTCGACGTTCTCGACCGTGCCGGTGACCTCCATGCCGATGCTGTAGCGATCGGCGGCGGTGTCCCACGGGTCACCCTCGACAGCCTTCATGCTCAGGCTGATGCGCTGGCGGATCTGGTCGATGTCTTGGATCTGGACGGTGATCTTGTCACCCGGCGAGACGACGTCGCGCGGGTGCCGCACGTGCTCTTTCCAGCTCATCTCGGAGACGTGGACCAGCCCGTCGATGCCGGGGGCGATCTCGACGAAGGCGCCGAAGGGAGCCAGGCGAACGACCTCGCCTTCGACCTGCTGGCCGACGGCGAACTTCTTGTTCACCTCTTCCCACGGGTCGCCCTGGGTCTCCTTGATGGAGAGCCCGATGCGAAGGTCGCCCTTCTTCTCTTCGATGTTGAGGATCTTGACCTCGACGCTGTCGCCGGGGCTGACGACCTCGGAGGGCTTGTCGAAGTAGCCGTGCGCCAACTCGGAGACGTGGCACAGGCCTTCGACGCCGCCGATGTCGATGAACGCGCCGAAGTCGACCACGCGGGTCACCTTGCCCTGGACGACCTTGCCTTCTTGGAGGCTCTCGAGGGTTTCCTTGCGCTTGGCGGCGCGCTCTTCTTCGAGCAGCGCGCTGCGGCTGACGACGACGTTGCGCCCGCCCTCGGCGACCTTCTCGACGCGGAAGCGGTAGGTCGCGCCCACGTGGACCTGCGGCTCTTCGGTGTAGCCGAGCTCGATCTGGCTGATGGGGCAGAAGGCCCGGACGCCGCCGATGACGACCTCGTAGCCGCCCTTGTTGGTGTCGGCCACGCGACCCTCGATGGGCACGCCGGTGTCGTGGGCGGTCTGAATCGCCTCCATGGCGCCCTCGCGCCCGCCGAGCTTTTTGCCCAGCCGGACTTCGTCGGAGCCGACGGACAGGACGTAGAATTCCTTCTCGTCACCGACCTCGACGGTCAGCTCGCCTTCTTCGGTCTGGAAGTCCTCACGCTTGGCCACGCCCTCGAGCTTGGTGCTGCCGATCGACACGAAGACGAATTTTTCGCCAATCGCCTCGATGACGCCCTTGATGCGGTCACCGGCGGCGATGTCTGCCGACTGCGGCGCGCTCACCGAGCCTTCACCGGCCAACAGGGCCTCGAAGTCGGCCGTCGACACGTCCGGCTCCTCGACCTTGAACTCGACCTTGGGCTTATTCTTGGGACGGGGCTTCTGCTTTCCTCCCCCTTTCTTCCCCTTTCCTCCCCCTTCCTTACCCTTCTTCTCCTCTTTTTTCTCCACCGTCACAGCCCGACGCCCAGGCTTCTTTTTGCTCGCCTGTTCCTTCTGGGCGTCAGCATCGGACGAGGAGCCAAGGCCCTCCGTGGAGCGCGCAACGCGCACCTTACTGCCGGCCTGATGCTCGGTTTGGTAGTCTTTTTTGCCCTCCTGGGCCTCTTCGGCCTGAGCTTCTTCTTCGGAGGGCTTATCTTCGACGACTTCTTCGACGACTTTGACGCGCTTGCGCACGGTGTTCTTCTCTTCGTCGTTCTGTTTCGGCTTTTTGTCCGACATGATCCCTGTTTTCGGTGGGTAATCGTATAGAGACAGTGTTCTGACGGGGGAAGTGTTAGCGCAGCGGCCTATTTGCTGCAAGCCCGCCCGCAATAGATCGCCCCACAAGGGTCGAACATTCCACGTTTTAGCCGTCTGTGGACTGCGTCGGCGTCATCGTCACGGTCTCTTCTGCCTCACGGCACTCCGGCGGACAAAACTCTCCGTTGGGATAATACTCGCCGTAGTCCAAGTCCACCGAACCGACGTACGCCAGCGCGCTAGCATCGTCGCTCGTGCGTATGTCGAGTTGCAGCGAGTCGACGTCGGGGGCCTCGAACAGCACGACACTGGCCCTTCTACACTCGTAGCTCTCGCCGATTTGGGCCCCGTCTGGGCCGCAACTTACCGAGATCGTTTCGTCACCAGCGGTAATCTCTCCCTCGAAACCGTCGATCGGCTCACCGTTGGAGTCTTCGAAACTCAGCGTGATCGGATACCCACAACCCACCTCGGTACAGCCAATCAGGTCACAGCCAGCCGCACCTGCGCTGAACGCTACCAAGACCGACATCAGGACCAACTTCTTCATCTCTTCTCCCCTGCTTTTGATGGATATCTATTCGAGTCCTCAATGAGTCGGGCACCGTAGCGACTCGGGCGTCCGCTTTCAAAAGGACGCGGCCCGATATGTACGCCAACCCTTGATATATCCGACAACCTACTGACATTCATACTGAATCGCGCGACAACCCAACGATGCAGTAGTCTTTCAAAGGGAGTAAGCGATGAGACATACGATTCTAACGAGGTTTGGTAAGCTCGGTGTTCTTCTGTGTGCCCTGGCGCTCGCCCTGACGGCTTGCGAGAGGGAGCAAGAGGAGCCGACCGGGCTCGAGCTCGAAGAAAAGGAGATCG
It encodes:
- a CDS encoding S1 RNA-binding domain-containing protein, whose translation is MSDKKPKQNDEEKNTVRKRVKVVEEVVEDKPSEEEAQAEEAQEGKKDYQTEHQAGSKVRVARSTEGLGSSSDADAQKEQASKKKPGRRAVTVEKKEEKKGKEGGGKGKKGGGKQKPRPKNKPKVEFKVEEPDVSTADFEALLAGEGSVSAPQSADIAAGDRIKGVIEAIGEKFVFVSIGSTKLEGVAKREDFQTEEGELTVEVGDEKEFYVLSVGSDEVRLGKKLGGREGAMEAIQTAHDTGVPIEGRVADTNKGGYEVVIGGVRAFCPISQIELGYTEEPQVHVGATYRFRVEKVAEGGRNVVVSRSALLEEERAAKRKETLESLQEGKVVQGKVTRVVDFGAFIDIGGVEGLCHVSELAHGYFDKPSEVVSPGDSVEVKILNIEEKKGDLRIGLSIKETQGDPWEEVNKKFAVGQQVEGEVVRLAPFGAFVEIAPGIDGLVHVSEMSWKEHVRHPRDVVSPGDKITVQIQDIDQIRQRISLSMKAVEGDPWDTAADRYSIGMEVTGTVENVEDFGAFVRLDSGITALIPRSEMDLPSGVTPHRKYDVGSEATARVLNVDSAERKMALTEKSASDIDRSASTSSSKSKSSQKSQSSGSRGYTDDSGDGGGFGTLGDLLGDKFKGE